DNA sequence from the Paenibacillus physcomitrellae genome:
AGCACACGCTGGTCCGCAGCAGTCTTTCCAAACCCAAATATAAAGAAAAACTGCGGATTCGGGCGTACGGCGTTCCGTCTCCTAACGCGAAAGTGTATCTGGAGCTGAAGAAAAAGGTTTTTGGGCTCGTGAACAAACGGCGAACCTCGCTGAATCTGCAGGAGGCTTACGAATTTGTCCATACCGGACAACCCCCGGCTTTCCGGGAGGGGATGAACCGGCAGGTGATGCAGGAAATCGAATATTTCCTGTCCCGGTACCAGCTTCGCCCCATGGCCTATCTGGCTTATGACCGGATTGCGATGTTTTGCAAAGGGAACCGGGATTTGCGGATCACCTTCGACACCAACATCCGGAGCCGCCGTTACGATCTCAGACTGGAGGCCGGCGATCACGGCGAACAGCTGATGGAGCCCGGTCAGTGGCTCATGGAGGTCAAAGCAGAGAAGACGATTCCGGTCTGGCTGTCCAGGCTGCTGTCCGAACAGCAGATGTACCGGACCAGCTTCTCCAAATATGGCAATGAATACAAAAAGTCCATCCGCTACGCGAATCAGGAAAAGGAGCGCATTCTCATATGATCGAATCGATTTTTAGTTCTTACGCAGCAAGCACCGAATTAACGCTGGCCCAGGCCCTGCTGACCTTTGTGGCAGCCATCGTGGTCGGAGGCATGATCAGCTTTACTTATATGAAAACCCAAACGGCTTATTCGCAAAGCTTCACCTTAACGATGATGGTGCTGCCGACCATCGTCGCGATCATCATCATGCTGATCGGCAGCAATATCGCGCGGGCTTTCAGCCTGGCGGGCGCCTTCTCGATTATCCGGTTCCGCAGCGCGCCGGGAGATTCCAAAGACATTTCCTATGTTTTGTTCTCCATGGCCGCGGGTCTGGCCTGCGGCGTTGGAGCCTATGGTTACGCCGTGGTCTTCACCCTGCTGCTGTGCGGGCTGATGTTTGGGCTGAAGGCGCTCAAATTTGGCACGAGAAAAGACGCTTTGAAGCTTCTTAAGGTTACGATTCCTGAAAATCTCGGGTACGAGGAAGCTTTTGATGAAATCTTCAAGAAATTTAATGTCGGTTATGAGCTGAAAAAGGTGCGGACCACCGAACTTGGCAGCTTGTATGAAGTGGTCTACGCCTTGCAAATCGGTCCGGATACGAATCAGAAGGAACTGCTGGACGCCGTTCGCACACGAAACGGCAATCTGGATATCACCTTGACCATGAATCCTGTCACGCAGGAAAACTAATAAAGAGAGGTAGATTAATATGAAACGATTCAAGAAAAGCCGGGTAGCCGGAATAATGCTCTTCAGCACCGTATTGGCGGCGGGCTGCAGCGCCAATTCTACGAATGCCGGAGTATCCGGCAGCACTTCTTCAAACTCCGATTCCTCGGCGGCTGTACAATCGAGCGGGGCCGCTGCTGCAGCAGCCGTCAAACTCGCCAGCGTGGACGTCTCCAAACAGGCCGGATTTGACGATAATGACACATTGACAACCTGGAGCACGGACGGTTCTACGGCGATAAAACTTAACGCATCAAGCGCGAGCATCTCGGGGGACGGGGCAAAAGCCGCGGGAAGTACAGTTACAATTACTGAAGCGGGCACTTACGTGCTCAGCGGAACCTTGACGGACGGAGAAATTGTCATTGAAGCAGCGGAGGATGCCGTTGTTCATCTGGTCTTGAACGGCGTGCAGATCAGCAATGCCGACGGACCGGCTATCCATGTGAAGCAGGCCGACAAGGTCATCCTGACCCTGCAGGAGGGAACCGACAATACATTGGCAGACGGAGCCGCTTATGCGGATACTTCGGAGGAAGCGCCTACGGCGGCTGTTTATGCCAAAAGCGATTTGACGATTAATGGAACAGGTGCTTTGAACGTTAAAGGCAACAACAATGACGGAATAACGAGCAAGGATGATCTGAAAATCATGAGCGGCACGATCAACGTTAAATCCGCCGACGATGGTCTGATCGGCAAGGATCTGATCGCCGTGAAAGACGGTAAGATTACGGTTGATGCCGGCGGTGACGGCCTTAAGACGACCAACGATACCGATGAAGAGAAAGGCAGCATAGCCATAGCGGGAGGCACTTTCAATATCACTTCCGTCAATGACGGCATTCAGGCGGAGACTTTGTTTTATATTGTCGACGGCACGTTTAACATCGTATCGGGAGGGGGCAGTGCCGCTTCCACCAAAACGCATGAAGAGCAGCCGGGATTTGGATTTAAGGGCCAGCCAGGAGATATGGGCCAGCCACCTGCAGATATGAACTCTTCCTCAGTAGAGTTGAACCAGCCAACCGGGAATACGGTCCAGGGTCAACAGCCTGTTCAGGCCAAACCTTCAGCTTCTGAGGGTAAGGCGAATAGCGATGCCGGTACCGCAGACAGCGGAGATTCGGCGGCGGCCGAAGAGACTGAATCGGCCAGCGAGACTGAATCAACCAGCGCCAAAGCGCTGAAGGCCGGGGGAGACCTCGCGATCCAGGGCGGCGAATTCACCATCGATGCCGCAGATGATGCTATCCACAGCAACGCAAACGCCGCTATTATGGGCGGGGAGTACACCTTGTCCTCCGGCGATGACGGCATCCATGCGGATACCGCGCTCTCCATCTCAAAAGGGACCATAAACGTAGCTAAAAGCTATGAAGGCCTAGAAAGCGCGGATATGGAAATCTCCGGGGGAACGATCCATGTCACAGCTAGCGACGACGGGGTGAACATCGGCGGAAGCAGCGACGACGCATCAGCTTCGGAACCGGCCGCTGGAGGACCCGGTGGTGGAGGCGGGGATATGTTCGCCGCAACGGATGGAACGTTGACGATCAGCGGCGGTTATCTGGTCGTGGACGCTAGCGGAGACGGGCTTGATTCCAACGGTTCGATCGTGATGTCCGGGGGAACCGCGATTGTGAATGGACCTACGAATTCGGGCAACGGTGCGCTTGACTACAACGGCACTTTTGAACAGTCGGGAGGCGTGTTAATTGCAGCCGGCAGCTCGGGCATGGCCCAAGCCCCTTCAACGGATTCCAAGCAGCTTGCCGTGCAGATGACATTTCCGGATACGCTGAAAGCCGGCACGCTCGTTACCTTGGCAGACAGCACTGGCCATGCGGTAGCGGCCTTTGCACCGTCGAAAACGTTCAACAGCATCGTATTCTCCTCGCCTGAGCTCAAAGCCGGGGAAAGCTACACGATCTCTACGGGCGGAACCTCTTCCGGTGCGGAGAAAGACGGGCTTTATGACAGCGGTACAACGAACGGCAGCACTAAAGTAGTTACCTTTACCCTTGGCGACAACGTCACCTATGTGAATGAATCCGGTGTAACAACGGCCCCATCAGGCTTCGGTGGCGGCGGCCCTGGACAACCTGGACAGGGACAAGGTCAGGGAGGCGGCAGAAGAGGCATGCCGGGTACAGACGGGAACAGTCAGCAGATGCCTGGCTCCGGAACGGGAGATCAGCAGGGAACTGGAAGCAGCAGCCAGCCTGATGGGACGGAGGTAAACGGGTAAGCTGTTTGGATGTCTCCTGAATTATTGACAATTCGTATATTATTGGTTAAAACTAGAAATACAACCAAACATGCTAGGCGATGATGAAGAGAGTACGCATAAACAACTGCTTCAGAGAGCTGATGGAGGGTGCAAATCAGCGCAGCGGTTATGCCGAAGTGGGCTTCTGAGCATCCAAACCGAAAACGCAGCTGAGTAGGCTTTGGCGAAAGTCTCATCGTTACAAGAGACACGTATTAAAACCTGTTATTTATGCGGGTGCGATACGCCAAGCGAGTCCGCCAAAGCGGGCTAATTAAGGTGGTACCACGGGGTTTCTCGTCCTTTCCGGATGAGAAGCCCCTTTTTATTTTCCAAGAGGAGGGGAAAGAACATGGCTCAACAAATCGTCCTTACGGGCATCAAACCTACAGGAGAGGTGCATCTCGGCAACTATGTCGGGGCAATCAACCCGCGCTTCAGATGGCGGCGGACAAAACATGCAAACCTCTTTATTTTATCGCTGACTATCATGGTTTGACGTTTATTCAAAATAAAGGGGAATTCAATCGTTTAACCTACGGGATTGCGGCGACATGGCTGGCAATGGGCCTAGATCCGGAACAGGTGGTTTTTTATCGTCAGTCGGATGTGCCGGAAATATTTGAGCTCCACTGGATTTTGTCTTGCTTGACCCCTAAAGGGTTGATGAACCGTGCCCATGCCTATAAAGCGATAGTGGACCAGAATGAACAGACGGGGATGGAGAGGGACAACGGAGTTAACATGGGGTTGTTTACTTATCCGATCCTGATGGCGGCAGATATCCTGCTGTTTCAATCCGATCAAGTGCCAGTAGGCAAAGATCAGATCCAGCATGTGGAGATTGCCAGAGATATTGCAGAGGAATTCAATCGAAGTTTCGGGAATACCTTCAGGCTGCCAACCTTTGTAGTGGACGAAACCACGGCAGTTGTTCCCGGACTCGACGGCAGGAAAATGAGCAAAAGTTATAACAATACGATCCCGCTTTTTGCTCCGCCCGAAGAACTGGAGAAAAGGATCAAAAAAATCAAGACGGACTCGACGCCGCCAAACGAACCTAAAGATCCGAATACCTCCAGCGTATTTCTGCTCTACAAGGAATTTGCCAAACCCGAAGAAACCGAAAGGCTGCACGGCAGATTTCAGACCGGCATCAGCTGGGGAGAAGCGAAACAGGAGCTGTTTAAGGTGATGAACCGTTACTTGGAAGAACCTCGTGCGAAATACCATGCATTGATGGCCGATCCGGACCGGATCGATCGGATTCTAGCTGAAGGAGCACGGAAAGCACGCACAATGGCTCAACCGCTGCTTGAACAAGTAAAAACGAAGATCGGGCGCTTTAGATAGTTGAAGCCCAAGCAGTGGCCTGATCCAAATGGGCCTGGAGAGCGGATTGGCTGCAGCTGGCTTGTGAGCCAATTGCAGCTTTTTTTGTATTCCGGCAAAAGAAATTTTCGATAAATTTCGCGAAAGGTTGCTTTTTCCTAAAATATAATTATAATGACTTTAGTAGCGGAATGACTATTCATTCCGAATGGAGGAAATGAAATTGGCACAATTAAGCAAGAAAGAAGCCATTCTGGAGGCCGCCTTAAAGCTGTTTGCCGAACGAGGATTCGATGCTACAACCATGCCGATGATCAGCGAACTGGCCGGCGTTGGTGCAGGCACGATCTACCGGTATTTCGAGAGCAAGGAAGTTCTGCTCAACGTGCTGATCGTTGAAAGCTTGCAGGCTTTTGCGGAAGCTTTGAACCAGACGGGAACAGGGCAGAGAACAACCGTCAGGGAAGAGTTCCACCTGCTGTTCACCGGACTTTTTCAATTCGGGAAACATCGGCCCAACCGGCTGCAGCTGATTTGCTCAAACGCTAACGAGCTGTATCTGGACGAACGCAGCCGGGAGGAAGTAACGACATTTCTAAGTCAGATTCTGGCGACGATCTCTTGGGGACAGGAGCAGGGGGTCATTCGAAAAATGCCGGCAAACGCACTGATTGCAATCGTGCTGGGCGCTTTTTTTCAAGTCTCGGATGCTTTTCGAAAAGGGCTGCTGGAGGAATCCAAAGAACTGCTGGACGAAATCGAAGATTGCTGCTGGAATGCTGTAAGGATCCATTAGGTTGGATCTTTGTCTAAAGGGGAATGAATATTCATTCCTCGACTTTAAATTTAAAGGTTTAAACAGGTCCGCACTTATCCTTAAAACTCGATCAAACTTCTTTGATCTTTTATATACACGGAATGAATATTCATTCCTCATCAATACAGTTGGGGGTTCCAAACGATGAAAAAGCTACTTAATGCCAGAAGTTTATCCTTCTTAGGCTGGATTTTAATTACAATAGCAGCGCTCCTCACAATGCCTGATCTGAATCAGCTGGTGAAAGAAAAAGGGGCAATCACCATGCCGGAAACGGCGCAAAGCAGCAAAGCGGCTTCTTTCATCAAGCAGATGAATACGGGCGGAGAAGAAGAGCAGTCGATCGTGCTGGTCTTTAACAGCGGCAGTGACAAGGCCTTAAGCGATCCGCAAAAAAACGAAATCAACCATGTTCTCCGTAAGCTGCAGCAGCAAAAGTCACAGCTTGGCTTAAAGGATCTGGTGACTTACCTGGACGGGGAAGAGCAGGCGAAACGCCTCGTTTCCGAAGACGGGACCACGATCTTGACCCAAATTTCCTTCGTCTTAAACGAAGACCGGCCTATTGAGCAAATCACCTCGGATCTAGATCAGATGGTCCGAATTTCCGACGTTCCTACTTACCTGACCGGTTCGACGCTGGTCACAAACGATTTCAGCAAATCCGTCGAAGAAGGCGTTAAGAAAACCGAAACGATTGCCATCATTTTTATTCTGGTCATTCTGATTATTGTGTTCCGTTCGCCGATCATCCCTCTGATATCACTGCTGACGGTAGGCATTTCTTATTTGGTGTCTTTAGCGATCATTGGGCATTTAGTGGACAGCTTTAATTATCCGTTCTCGAACTTTACCCAGGTTTTCCTGGTTGTCGTGCTGTTTGGCATAGGGACGGATTATAACATCCTGCTCTACACGCGCTTCAAAGAAGAACTGAACAAACAGGGTGATGTGCTGGAAGCCGTAAAAGTAACCTTTAAAACCGCCGGCAAAACCGTCCTGTTCAGCGGACTTGCCGTATTTATCGGATTCCTGACGCTGCTGCTCGCCAAGTTCGGCTTGTACCGTTCTTCGTCGGCTGTTGCCGTCGGCGTCGCGGTTTTGATTATCGTGCTGAATACGTTAAACCCATTTTTCATGGTGCTTATGGGAAAAAGAATGTTCTGGCCGTCCAAATCCTTCAGCGGTCATGCCGACAGCCGGTTGTGGGGCTGGTTGTCCAGCCGTTCAGCGCTTCGTCCGCTGCTTTCCCTCCTGATCGTTGCGATCATCAGCGTGCCGCTGATTATGGGATACAGCAAGCAGCTGGCTTACGACGATCTGGCGGAAGTAGCCGATTCTTACGAGTCGAAACAAGGCATTAACGTGATCGCCGATCATTTTGCACCCGGTTTCTCGGCACCTGTCACTCTAGCCATCCGCTCAGACGAACCCTTGGACAATCAGGAATCGCTGAAGGTGCTAGACGAGCTGAGCGATAAAATTTCCAAAGTGAAAGGCGTATCCAAGGTCTATAGCGTTACCCGGCCAACCGGGGCCCGGATAGACGATCTTTACATCAATGATCAGACAGGCAAGGTAAACGAAGGCGTCGGCGAAGCCAACGGAGGCGTGGACACCATCAAGAACGGGTTGTCTTCCGTCACCGATCAGCTCAAATCCACCGACGATCTCAGCAATGTCCAGCAGCTGATCGCAGGGACCGGACAGCTGCAGGAGGGAACCAAAACCCTTGAACAAGCGATGAACCAGGTAACGGCGGGTCTAAATGACGGGACATCCGGCGCAGAGGAGCTCAGTCAAGGTTTAGCCTCCCTGAAGGCAAACGTGCAGAAGCTGCAGGCCGGAACTGCGCAGCTGAAGCAGGGATATGCCCGACTGGAGCAGGGACTTGGCTCGTTCGGCAACTTTTTCACCACGGTCAAGACGGCGGTCAAAGGGGCGATGGACGGGTATGCCCAGATACAAACCAGCATGTCGGCGATTACGGCGACCCATCCTGAAATGGCCGAGGATGTCGAAGTTCAGAAAGTTATGGGGATTACGGCTTCAGCCCAGAAGCAGTTAAATGAGCTTTACAGCCAGATCGATCCTTTGACGGCGCAGTATAATTCCGCGATGGACAGCTTTAAGCAGGCGAACGGTTCCCTGGGTCAAATCAGCGACGGTTTGGGGCAGGTCGTTAATGGAGCCGGCCAGCTTCAGAAAGGCGCCGATCAACTGACCACCGGCTTGGGTCAAGGAGCTAAAGGCTCTGCCCAAATTGCGGATAAAACCTCGGACGTGGCGTCCGGACTGGATCAGCTTGGCAAAGGCCAGCAGCAGCTTTATACAGGACTGCAGGAGCTGCAAGGCAAAATGAACGATTTGAAGGACGGATTAACCCAAAGCACGGAAGGACTCAGCTCAATTTCGGAGGGCTTGAATTCGGCTTCCCGTTATTTGGCGGGCCTCAGCCGGTCCGAGGCGTCGGAAAGCTTTTACATTCCCGATGATGTGCTGCACGGAGCAGAGTTCCAGCAGTCGCTGGATACCTACATGTCTGGCAATCGCAAAATTGCCGAAATCAGCATCATTCTGGACGACAACCCTTACTCCAAAGAAGCAATGAACGTCGTTCAGGACTTGAACGGGCAGCTGGACTCGGCGCTGAAGGGAACGAAGCTGGAGAAAGCCGATCTGGCGCTTGGGGGCGTGACTCAGCAGAATCTCGACCTTAAAGATATCGCAGGCGGCGACTTTAACCGCACCTCGGCGATTATGCTGATCGGGATCGGCATCATGCTGATTCTGATTACGCGTTCCTTCTGGCCGCCGGTGTTCGTCATAGGTTCTCTATATTTAACCTACCTGATCACGCTGGGCGCCAACGAGTTTATCAGCAAGCAGCTGGTTCAGGTCGATGATTTGAGCTGGAACGTTCCGTTCTTTACTTTCATCATGATTGTTACTTTGGGCGTGGATTACAGTATTTTCCTGCTGATGCGCTACAGAGAAATCGAAGCAAGTCCTACGGAAGCGATTAAACAAGCCTCCAGAAACCTGGGCGGCGTCGTGATTTCGGCGGCCATCATTCTGGGTGGCACCTTTGCGGCGCTCATTCCATCAGGCGTTATTACGCTGATTGAAGTGGCGATTGGCGTTATGATTGGGTTGGTGCTGCTTAGTCTGATCATGCTGCCCGTTTTGTTCCCGGCTTTGATGAACCTTCTGGACCGGGCGGGCCGCTTTAGCCGTAAAGAGAAGGAGGCGAATGCCGAACAGCAGGAGGACAACAACAGCATAACTGGTTAACGATCTTGTCTTAAACAAACAAACCCAAAGCGCTTAGCCGCTTTGGGTTTGTTTGTTTCGTACGCGCTGCTACCAAAAGAAACGCAGCGCCATCATGGCCAGCATGCCGACAATGACGGTCGCCAGCAGGCTGCGGGTCAAGACAGATGCGGCAAAAGCGGGAAGCGCAGCGATCACTTCCACGCCAAGCGACAGCTTTCCGTCCTGTACCAGCAATTCTTGTCCGATCAAAGCGGCCATTACCGCTACGGGCACAAAATTCAGCCAGCGCATGCCCCATTCGGGGATTTGAATCCGGCTGAGCAAGACAAGCGGCAGCACTCTCGGAATCAAGGTGACGATTGAGGCCCCGACAATCATGAGGAAGACATCCCATCTTATTTCCATCTGCTCACCGCCATTCCGAGAGTTGAAGCAGCTATCGTAGCCAAGATGATCGTAATGCTGCTGGAGGTCAAATAACTTAACGCGACAACCAGGCAGATCGAACATAAGACCACAAGCAGATCGGCCTTAAGCTTTCGGCGGCTGATCAGCTGAAGCACCAAAAGGCCGATAAACATGGCCGGCAGGGCAAAGTCCAGCCCGAGCTGTTCCGGGTCGGCAATCCACTGGCCCAGAAAAGCGCCGGCGATATTGGCTATGATCCAGTTCAAATAAGCCGTGAGATTCAAGCCGTGCATCCACTTTTCCGAAAGCCTATGCTTCATAGCCGCCTGGTGAATGGCCACCCCAAACGTTTCGTCGGTAAGCAGGGCGCCTACCAGCAAATTTTTGAGCGGGGAGAGAAGCCGGAAATAAGGCGATAAAGCCGCGCTGAGCAGCAAATGGCGCAGGTTGACGAAGAAGATCGTAAGCACGATCGCGGCCGGCGAACCGGAAGCGGCCAGCATGCCTGCGGCAATAAACTGGGCAGAGCCGGCATAAATGAGCACGGACATCAGCAGGATTTCAGCTATGCTGAGCCCGGCCGTTTTCTCGACCACACCGGCAGCAAAGCCGATGCTCAAATAGCCCAATAATGTGGGGATACAGCTTTTGACCCCTTGGAGAAAACGTTCTTCCTGAATGTGCGGTTCATAATTAGGTGCGGTTAAGTTCTCCTGCAAAGCCATCCAACTCTTTCTTTATTTAATATCTCGTAAACCTATCGTATAACTTTCATCATACAATGACAGCGGGAAGAAAAACTATGGATTTCCCAAAATCGAAGTGCTGCGCTGCTGAAAAGTTGACGTTATAGAAGGAACTGGCTACAATAGCGATATAATTCGTAATTATTACGATTAGACCATAAAGCAAGCTTCCCTACGAACAGCGACCGAGGAACAATGCGGGGCAAAGAAGAAGTAGGGAAGCATTGAACAAGGACATGAAGGAGTAGTTTAACAGATTATGAGCAAAAGCAACCGGTTCAACAGCAGCCGCCTTCCCACCGCTAAAGGCATGGACATGGCCACCGTTTATTCCCCGAAGGAGTGTTCCCGCAAAGCCAAATACATCGTGTTATCCCCGGCTAATAAGACGATTATAGAGGAGTTTCAGGCTATATTAGCGATGAAAGAACAATTCGAAAAGCATGATGTGCCCGTTTCGAACAAAATCATGATGTTTGGCCCGCCGGGGACAGGCAAACGCAGAACGGAGTCTGGCCGAAGGATTGGAGTAAACAAATAAGATGCCGGAAAAAGAAAACAGAAGCGGTCCCTCAAAGGGCCGCTTCTGTTGTGTTATCAAAACTAATGACCGCTAAAGCATCATGCAGATGGATAGATTCTTCGTTCCGGCATTCCACCTTAAAAGCCTTCACGAAATCCATTTCGTACAAATCGGCGGCAACGAGCCGCGCCATATCCTCCACGAAACGTGGATTCTCATAAGCCCTTTCTGTAACAGCTTTCTCGTCCGGGCGTTTAAGAACAGGATGCAGGGGAGAGCTGGCGTTGGATTCTATGGCATCCAGCAGGAGCGTTTTCCAATCGCTTTGCGGAAGCGAGGTCTCGTCCAATTCAACCGTAACCGTCACATTTCCCCGCTGGTTATGGGCACTGTATTCGCTGATCTCTTTGGAGCACGGACACAAGGTGGTAACGGCCGTTTGGAGCTTCAAGACAAATTCCAGGGGGTTTCCTTGGGCGTAGATGACTTTCATGGAGGCCTGAGAATGGTTTAGACCCGTCATTCCTAAAACAGGGGAACTGCGCTCGTAGAACCAAGGGAATTCAAGCTCGATCTCCGCCTGGGTTTGCTCCATGTATTCGGCCATTTCGGCGGCAAGCCGCTGCAGTCCCTCAAAGTCCGCTTCCCACTTCTCCCGTCTGTACCGCTCAAGCAGCTCGGTCAGTCTGCTCATATTGATTCCTTTGGACTCCCGCTGCAGACTCGTCGTCAACGTTAATTCGGCAACGGTGGTTTGAATGTCCGGTATCAGCTCCGAGCGGATTTGAATCGGATGACGGACTTTACATATACCTACCTGGTTGATGTTAAACAAATAATCATGGCTCCGATTCTGAAGGTCAGACATTTTTTCTTTGGTAGTCGGTTTGTTCCCGGGAATAGGCGGAACCGAACCAAACCGGATAAGTCGCTCTTCTTTCGAAGGAAGCGGCTGTGCAGCATATGATTTCATAATGATAGCTCCTAGAATTCTTGTTGAATTTTGTTTGGTCGATTAATCGTAAAAATAACTATTAACAGTATAAAAACGATTTTGAGCCTTGTCAATTTACTCCTTGGCGCAGCATGTAAGTACAGACAT
Encoded proteins:
- a CDS encoding polyphosphate polymerase domain-containing protein codes for the protein MAIEVFNRYENKYLMDTEAFNGFYSRLMEHMEPDSNNKGGQFYVISNLYYDTDQHTLVRSSLSKPKYKEKLRIRAYGVPSPNAKVYLELKKKVFGLVNKRRTSLNLQEAYEFVHTGQPPAFREGMNRQVMQEIEYFLSRYQLRPMAYLAYDRIAMFCKGNRDLRITFDTNIRSRRYDLRLEAGDHGEQLMEPGQWLMEVKAEKTIPVWLSRLLSEQQMYRTSFSKYGNEYKKSIRYANQEKERILI
- a CDS encoding DUF4956 domain-containing protein, whose translation is MIESIFSSYAASTELTLAQALLTFVAAIVVGGMISFTYMKTQTAYSQSFTLTMMVLPTIVAIIIMLIGSNIARAFSLAGAFSIIRFRSAPGDSKDISYVLFSMAAGLACGVGAYGYAVVFTLLLCGLMFGLKALKFGTRKDALKLLKVTIPENLGYEEAFDEIFKKFNVGYELKKVRTTELGSLYEVVYALQIGPDTNQKELLDAVRTRNGNLDITLTMNPVTQEN
- a CDS encoding carbohydrate-binding domain-containing protein, whose protein sequence is MKRFKKSRVAGIMLFSTVLAAGCSANSTNAGVSGSTSSNSDSSAAVQSSGAAAAAAVKLASVDVSKQAGFDDNDTLTTWSTDGSTAIKLNASSASISGDGAKAAGSTVTITEAGTYVLSGTLTDGEIVIEAAEDAVVHLVLNGVQISNADGPAIHVKQADKVILTLQEGTDNTLADGAAYADTSEEAPTAAVYAKSDLTINGTGALNVKGNNNDGITSKDDLKIMSGTINVKSADDGLIGKDLIAVKDGKITVDAGGDGLKTTNDTDEEKGSIAIAGGTFNITSVNDGIQAETLFYIVDGTFNIVSGGGSAASTKTHEEQPGFGFKGQPGDMGQPPADMNSSSVELNQPTGNTVQGQQPVQAKPSASEGKANSDAGTADSGDSAAAEETESASETESTSAKALKAGGDLAIQGGEFTIDAADDAIHSNANAAIMGGEYTLSSGDDGIHADTALSISKGTINVAKSYEGLESADMEISGGTIHVTASDDGVNIGGSSDDASASEPAAGGPGGGGGDMFAATDGTLTISGGYLVVDASGDGLDSNGSIVMSGGTAIVNGPTNSGNGALDYNGTFEQSGGVLIAAGSSGMAQAPSTDSKQLAVQMTFPDTLKAGTLVTLADSTGHAVAAFAPSKTFNSIVFSSPELKAGESYTISTGGTSSGAEKDGLYDSGTTNGSTKVVTFTLGDNVTYVNESGVTTAPSGFGGGGPGQPGQGQGQGGGRRGMPGTDGNSQQMPGSGTGDQQGTGSSSQPDGTEVNG
- a CDS encoding TetR/AcrR family transcriptional regulator is translated as MKLAQLSKKEAILEAALKLFAERGFDATTMPMISELAGVGAGTIYRYFESKEVLLNVLIVESLQAFAEALNQTGTGQRTTVREEFHLLFTGLFQFGKHRPNRLQLICSNANELYLDERSREEVTTFLSQILATISWGQEQGVIRKMPANALIAIVLGAFFQVSDAFRKGLLEESKELLDEIEDCCWNAVRIH
- a CDS encoding MMPL family transporter, translated to MKKLLNARSLSFLGWILITIAALLTMPDLNQLVKEKGAITMPETAQSSKAASFIKQMNTGGEEEQSIVLVFNSGSDKALSDPQKNEINHVLRKLQQQKSQLGLKDLVTYLDGEEQAKRLVSEDGTTILTQISFVLNEDRPIEQITSDLDQMVRISDVPTYLTGSTLVTNDFSKSVEEGVKKTETIAIIFILVILIIVFRSPIIPLISLLTVGISYLVSLAIIGHLVDSFNYPFSNFTQVFLVVVLFGIGTDYNILLYTRFKEELNKQGDVLEAVKVTFKTAGKTVLFSGLAVFIGFLTLLLAKFGLYRSSSAVAVGVAVLIIVLNTLNPFFMVLMGKRMFWPSKSFSGHADSRLWGWLSSRSALRPLLSLLIVAIISVPLIMGYSKQLAYDDLAEVADSYESKQGINVIADHFAPGFSAPVTLAIRSDEPLDNQESLKVLDELSDKISKVKGVSKVYSVTRPTGARIDDLYINDQTGKVNEGVGEANGGVDTIKNGLSSVTDQLKSTDDLSNVQQLIAGTGQLQEGTKTLEQAMNQVTAGLNDGTSGAEELSQGLASLKANVQKLQAGTAQLKQGYARLEQGLGSFGNFFTTVKTAVKGAMDGYAQIQTSMSAITATHPEMAEDVEVQKVMGITASAQKQLNELYSQIDPLTAQYNSAMDSFKQANGSLGQISDGLGQVVNGAGQLQKGADQLTTGLGQGAKGSAQIADKTSDVASGLDQLGKGQQQLYTGLQELQGKMNDLKDGLTQSTEGLSSISEGLNSASRYLAGLSRSEASESFYIPDDVLHGAEFQQSLDTYMSGNRKIAEISIILDDNPYSKEAMNVVQDLNGQLDSALKGTKLEKADLALGGVTQQNLDLKDIAGGDFNRTSAIMLIGIGIMLILITRSFWPPVFVIGSLYLTYLITLGANEFISKQLVQVDDLSWNVPFFTFIMIVTLGVDYSIFLLMRYREIEASPTEAIKQASRNLGGVVISAAIILGGTFAALIPSGVITLIEVAIGVMIGLVLLSLIMLPVLFPALMNLLDRAGRFSRKEKEANAEQQEDNNSITG
- a CDS encoding AzlD domain-containing protein, giving the protein MEIRWDVFLMIVGASIVTLIPRVLPLVLLSRIQIPEWGMRWLNFVPVAVMAALIGQELLVQDGKLSLGVEVIAALPAFAASVLTRSLLATVIVGMLAMMALRFFW
- a CDS encoding AzlC family ABC transporter permease, which produces MALQENLTAPNYEPHIQEERFLQGVKSCIPTLLGYLSIGFAAGVVEKTAGLSIAEILLMSVLIYAGSAQFIAAGMLAASGSPAAIVLTIFFVNLRHLLLSAALSPYFRLLSPLKNLLVGALLTDETFGVAIHQAAMKHRLSEKWMHGLNLTAYLNWIIANIAGAFLGQWIADPEQLGLDFALPAMFIGLLVLQLISRRKLKADLLVVLCSICLVVALSYLTSSSITIILATIAASTLGMAVSRWK
- the folE2 gene encoding GTP cyclohydrolase FolE2 yields the protein MKSYAAQPLPSKEERLIRFGSVPPIPGNKPTTKEKMSDLQNRSHDYLFNINQVGICKVRHPIQIRSELIPDIQTTVAELTLTTSLQRESKGINMSRLTELLERYRREKWEADFEGLQRLAAEMAEYMEQTQAEIELEFPWFYERSSPVLGMTGLNHSQASMKVIYAQGNPLEFVLKLQTAVTTLCPCSKEISEYSAHNQRGNVTVTVELDETSLPQSDWKTLLLDAIESNASSPLHPVLKRPDEKAVTERAYENPRFVEDMARLVAADLYEMDFVKAFKVECRNEESIHLHDALAVISFDNTTEAAL